GCCGTAGTCGGCGCATGTACCGGCGGGTACTGATCGCCACCGACGGGAGCGAGGCCGCGGCGCGGGCCGCGACGCACGCCGTCGCCCTCGCTCGTCGCTGCGACGCGACGCTCCACGCGCTGTCCGTCGTCGAGACCAGGACCGCCTACGACAACGCCATCGTCGATCCCGAGGTCGTCCGCGAGAACCTCAGAGCGGAGTCGGAGGCCGCCGTCGCCGCCGTCTCCCGGCGAGCCGAGTCCGCGAACGTCCCGGTCGAGGCGACGGTCGAAGCCGGCGTCCCCCACGAGGTGATCGTCGACTACGTCGATCGGGA
The Halomarina pelagica DNA segment above includes these coding regions:
- a CDS encoding universal stress protein, with protein sequence MYRRVLIATDGSEAAARAATHAVALARRCDATLHALSVVETRTAYDNAIVDPEVVRENLRAESEAAVAAVSRRAESANVPVEATVEAGVPHEVIVDYVDREAIDLVVLGAKGKSAFKTALLGSVTEAVLRSGTAPVLVVDGA